Genomic segment of Rhodocaloribacter litoris:
GAATAGATGGGCACGGGCAGTTCGAGCCCGAAGAGGTCGCTGAACAGATCGCTGAGGCGGGGATACATGGGCTTGGAGCCGTGCGGCTCAGGTTCGGGCGGGCACCGGGCCTTTGAGGTACGCCGCGAGGTCGTCGAAGGCGACGCCGGCCTGCATGCCGGTATCCATGGCCTTGACCTGGGCCCGGCGGGCGGCCAGCTCGTCCTGACCAATGATGACGGTGTAGGGTGCGTTCTGCCGGTTGGCCTCGCGCATCTGGGCTTTCATCGAACGCCCTTTCAGGTCGAAGGCGACCCGGAGGCCCGCTGCCCGGAGTTCCTGGGCCAGGCGGAAGACGTACCGGGCAGCCTCGTCGCCGAGGGCCACGAGGAAGGCGTCCGGCGGCGCCGGGCCGGGCAGGGCCGTCCCCTGCGCGGCGAGGGCGATGAAGAGGCGCTCGATCCCGGCGGCGAAGCCCACGGCGGGGACGGGTTCGTCGCTGCCGAGCTCACAGGCGAGCAGGTCGTAGCGGCCACCGCCGGCCAGGGCGCTCTGGGCGCCGAGGTCGGGGCTTTCGAGTTCGAAGGCCGTCCGGGTGTAGTAATCGAGCCCGCGCACGAGGAACGGATCTTCGACGTAGGCGATGCCCAGGTCGTCGAGGAGGCCTTTGAGGGTTTCGTAATGCGCCCGGCTTTCCGGGTCGATGAAGTCGAGCAGCACGGGCGCCCCGTCGAGCAGGCGGCGTTCCTTTTCGTCCTTGGTGTCGAGCAGCCGCAGCGGGTTGGTTTGCAGGCGACGGCGGCTCGTCTCGGAGAGGTCGGCGGTATAGGGGGCGAAGTAGGCCTGCAGGGCCTCC
This window contains:
- the hisS gene encoding histidine--tRNA ligase, with protein sequence MKTTFQNITGTFDILPDTYDADGTAVPSAAAWQHVEATVRDVMARFHAQEIRTPILEPTELVARGVGMLTDIVSKEMFAFERGDVHYVLRPEVTAPVMRAYLQHRLDQRGGVQRLYYIGPCFRAERPQKGRYRQFHQFGAELIGAEDARADAEVIALMLAVYRAFGLEAVTLRLNTLGDAGSRPRYKEALQAYFAPYTADLSETSRRRLQTNPLRLLDTKDEKERRLLDGAPVLLDFIDPESRAHYETLKGLLDDLGIAYVEDPFLVRGLDYYTRTAFELESPDLGAQSALAGGGRYDLLACELGSDEPVPAVGFAAGIERLFIALAAQGTALPGPAPPDAFLVALGDEAARYVFRLAQELRAAGLRVAFDLKGRSMKAQMREANRQNAPYTVIIGQDELAARRAQVKAMDTGMQAGVAFDDLAAYLKGPVPART